ATGTGGATTAACTATTCCTGTATGCTGATATTCTTTGGTGCCGAATTTACCAAGGTTTATACTTATAAAAAAGGATACAAAGTCACTCTTTCCAAACATGCACAATGGACTACTGCCAAGCTGTATGAGGACAGCCTCAAACAGACTAGTGAAGAGAAGGAATGATCAGGTATCTGTAAATCATTACCAAACTAATACATTTTACATAAATACAAAAAAAACCTCCTGAAAATTCAGGAGGTTCTCTATTTTTACATTCTGTTTACTGTTCCGATTCCCAGAAGCTCTAACGATTTTTTGATCGTCTTGGCGGTCAGGTCTGAAATATTCAAACGGAATTGTTTTACGTTTTCATCTTCATGATTCAGAATTGGATTATTCTGATAGAAAGAATTGTATGCTTTTACAAGGTCATATACATAATTGGCTACTAAAGCAGGGCTTAAAGTCTCTGCAGCTCTTGATACTACCGTTTTAAAGTTCGCCACCTGCATAATCAATTCTTTTTCTGACTGATTTAACTCAATATCAGCAGTTTCTTTGTTTACATTATTTCCTTTAGACAGCAAAGACTGAATACGCGCATAGGTATATTGTATGAACGGCCCTGTATTTCCGTTGAAATCGATACTTTCTGCAGGGTTGAAAAGCATTTTTTTCTTTGGATCCACTTTCAGCATAAAATATTTCAATGCTCCTAATCCTACGGTTTCATAGGATGTTTCCTTATCTTCTTCGGAAAGGTTTTCCAGTTTCCCAAGTTCCTGTGCTTTAGATTTTGCTGTTTCATACATTTCCTGCATCAGATCATCAGCATCAACAACTGTTCCTTCACGGGATTTCATTTTTCCTTCAGGAAGTTCTACCATTCCGTAAGAAAGATGATATAACTGGTCTGCCCACTCATATCCTAGTTTCTTTAAAACTTTAAATAAAACCTGGAAATGATAGTCCTGTTCGTTTCCTACGGTATAGATCAGCTTTTGAATATTATTTTCCTTAAAACGTTCAACAGCAGTTCCCAGATCCTGAGTCATATATACGGATGTACCGTCAGAACGCAACAATAGTTTCTGATCAAGTCCTTCATCTGTAAGATCGCACCAAACAGACCCATCTTCTTTCTGATATAGAACTCCATTATCCAAACCTGCCTGAATAAGGTCTTTTCCTAAAATATAAGTGTTGCTTTCGTACTGAACCTGATCAAAATCTACTCCTAATCTTTTATAGGTTTCATTGAATCCTTTGTATACCCAGGAATTCATTTCTGCCCAAAGCGTTCTTACAGTCTCATCTCCACTTTCCCAGTCTAAAAGCATTTTCTGTGCTTCCTTGATCATAGGCGCTTCTTTTTTAGCCTGCTCCTCTTCTACTCCATGAGCTACAAGGTCTGCAATTTCTTTTTTGTAGTTTTTATCAAACTCCACATAGTAGTTTCCTACAAATTTGTCTCCTTTGGTATGGGTAGTTTCAGGTGTTTCTCCGTTTCCGAATTTCTCCCATGCCAACATTGATTTACAAATATGAATTCCTCTGTCGTTAATAATCTGTGATTTGATCACATCATATCCTGCCTCTTTTAAGATTTGTGCAACAGAGAATCCTAATAAATTATTTCTGATATGCCCTAAGTGTAAAGGTTTATTGGTATTTGGTGAAGAATATTCTACCATTACGGTAGCATTTTTCTTTTCTATAACAGAAAAGTTTTTGCTTACAGATCTGAAGTTATCTACAAAGAATTGATTTTTAACTTTAACGTTAAGGAATCCTTTGACAACATTAAAGCTTTCCAATAGCTCTGTCAGCTCTGTCAAAGCTCCACCTAATTCTACTCCGATAGCTTCAGGATTTTTCTTCAATTGCTTCACCAACGGAAAAGTAACAATTGTAAAGTCACCCTCAAATTCCGTCTTATTTTCCTGAACTTCCAGCTTGATGTCTTTTAACTGAAATACATTTAAAATAACCTCTGAAAGTTTTTCTTCTATAATATCTTTAATATTCATGTTCTTACGTTCAATTTTAATGGCTAAAGACAAAACACTTCTTTATAATGTCCCATCTCAGAATTTTGAAGTACAAATTTAGTGAAATAAAAAAGACCACCCTATACAACAAGATAACAGACCTCCAATTATCCACCTCTAATTTCGACTATTTATTTATTAAAAT
This genomic window from Chryseobacterium sp. MEBOG06 contains:
- the argS gene encoding arginine--tRNA ligase — its product is MNIKDIIEEKLSEVILNVFQLKDIKLEVQENKTEFEGDFTIVTFPLVKQLKKNPEAIGVELGGALTELTELLESFNVVKGFLNVKVKNQFFVDNFRSVSKNFSVIEKKNATVMVEYSSPNTNKPLHLGHIRNNLLGFSVAQILKEAGYDVIKSQIINDRGIHICKSMLAWEKFGNGETPETTHTKGDKFVGNYYVEFDKNYKKEIADLVAHGVEEEQAKKEAPMIKEAQKMLLDWESGDETVRTLWAEMNSWVYKGFNETYKRLGVDFDQVQYESNTYILGKDLIQAGLDNGVLYQKEDGSVWCDLTDEGLDQKLLLRSDGTSVYMTQDLGTAVERFKENNIQKLIYTVGNEQDYHFQVLFKVLKKLGYEWADQLYHLSYGMVELPEGKMKSREGTVVDADDLMQEMYETAKSKAQELGKLENLSEEDKETSYETVGLGALKYFMLKVDPKKKMLFNPAESIDFNGNTGPFIQYTYARIQSLLSKGNNVNKETADIELNQSEKELIMQVANFKTVVSRAAETLSPALVANYVYDLVKAYNSFYQNNPILNHEDENVKQFRLNISDLTAKTIKKSLELLGIGTVNRM